The genomic DNA TCACAAAACCGCCTTTTTACGCATGGCAAGCCTTGCCAAAAGTTCATCATACGATGGGCGGAGTGAAAATAGACACCGAAGCTAGAGTTATAGACAAAAACGGAAATATAATCGAAGGGCTTTTTTCTGCCGGAGAAGCAGTCGGCGGACCGCATGGAGCTAGCAGGCTCGGAAGTTGTGCTATACCTGATTGTTTAGTTTTTGGAAGGATAGCCGGCAAAAACGCTGCTAATCTAGCAAAAAAGGAGAAAAAATGTTAAAAATTTTCAAGATATTTTTAACTATATGTATCGGACTATCTATAAGCTCTTTTGCCGCAAATTTAGATCTTAATACATTTACGAAAGAAAATTATCCTATAAAGGCTCATCACGAGAAACTTGGATTTGACTGCAAAAATTGTCACAAAGAAAAAAATCCAAACGAATATAAAGCTCTAAAAACAGATGAGTGTTTGAGCTGCCATAAAAGCTACAAACGTTTAGCAGAGAGAAGCGGTCACCTTGGATATGATGATAACATACATAGCAGTCCGCATTATCCTAATATGGATTGCAATAACTGTCATAAATCACACAAGTCTTCACAAAATTATTGTGTAATGTGCCATTCGCAAGATGGTATGAAAAAAATATTGGTGCCATAAGGAGATATGATGAAAAATATTTTTATAAAAATTTGCATATTTTGTATTTTTGCATTCGTCATATTTTTTGGCGGTAACTCTTTGATACACGCTACAAGCGACGATAAATTTTGTACCGTTTGTCACGAATGGATGGATCCTATGGTAGAAGCTTATGGGCAAAGCATTCACGGAGGTGCGAATAATCACGGATTTAAGGCAAGTTGCACTAGTTGCCATTTGCCTAATGATAGTTATGTAAAATACGTTTTCAAAAAAGGCTTAAACGGCATCAGCGAAGCTACTCATATGGTTTTTAACGATGCAAAAGAGATGGATTGGCAAGGCAATAGAAAAAATCGCGAGGAATTCGTATATGATAGCGGTTGTATAAGTTGCCATCAAACAATTTTAGATATAAACTCAAGCAATCAAAATATCAATGATATGCATAATCTATACGCGGCGTCTATTCAAAATAAAGATAAAAAACTAAGTTGCGTAAGCTGTCATAAAACCGTAGGTCATAAAAATTTGGGTAAAATACTGTATGAGATCAAACATCCGCCTGTCGGAGACTGGGGAGATGAAATAAAAAGATAAGGAGCCTTATGAAAGAGATATTATACAAAAATAATATCTTTATAATATTTTCTATATTTTTCTTATTGCTTATGATAGGAAATTATTACCTAAATCGCTCATTTGTGAAAGAAGTTCTCACAAATGAGCAGCTTAGTATTTTAAAAAATTCAAGCGACAAGATACAAGAATGGCTTGAAAATAAAAAAACTAGTCTCAAATTCATTAGTTTGCTTGTCGCAAATTTCGACCATACGAAAGAGCAAAATACTATACAAGATATACTTATTAAATCTCAGGAAATAGCAAATTTTTCAAGTACGTACGTCGGATATGAAAACGACACGATGCTTTCTAGCAGAGTATTTCAAGGTCCAAAAAATTACGCGCCGACGCAAAGACCTTGGTATATAAACACTGTTTTACAAAACGGAATTTACATCACCAAGCCATATCTTGATGCCGGACTTAAAATTCCAGTTATATCGATTTGTCAAAGTATAAAACGAGAAAATAAACTACAAGGCGTTATTTGCGGCGTGATATCTTTCGAGAGTATAAAAAATGAAATTTTAAATTTGAGACTAGAAAACGGATATATATTTTTAATAGACGAAGATCTTAACATCTTACTTCATCCAGATAGCGAAACAGGATTTTCCCAAACAAAATTTAATATAGAAAATTTAGATTTTATCAAATCGTTAAGCCATGAAACGCAAAATGAAATTCTAAATTTCAAACCGCTTGAAAACTCAAAATTGATCTTGGTTACAAAAACGCTAAAAGATAATATATATAACAAAATAAACGAGCAATTTATAATAAATCTTATGATATATGTTATCAGTATTATTTTATTTTTGATATTGGCTTACTTTTACAACAAAAGGTTAGAGCGACAATCAAAAATATTTGAAAAAGCAAAAAGAGATTACGAAGTTCTTTTGTTCCAACAAACTAAAATGGCGGAGCTCGGTCAGATGATAGCGGCGCTTTCTCATCAGTGGATACAGCCTTTAAATTCACTCGGAATTTTCCTTGGAAATTTGATGCAGTTTAAAAAAATGAATAAACTAAGCGATGAAATTTTTTATGACAATATCACTAGATCTTTACAAAATATAGATTATATGTCAAAAACTATGGATATGTTTAAGAACTTTTATAAGATTGAAAAAAACGTTCAAGAATTTGATATACAAAAAGCGATAAACGATACGGTATGTGTTCTTTTTCCGGTAAAATCAACGATAGATATCAAAGTTACCATAGCAAAAGGCGTTACGCCGATGTGTAAAAATTATATAAATGAATTTAAACAGATAACTGCTTGTTTGATCCAAAATTCAAAACAAATTTTACAAAATAGTAAAAACAAAAAAAGAACCAGAATAGTAGTTAATATAAAACAAACTCAAACTCATTTTGTTATCAGAGTTATCGACAACGGTGATGGAATAGCTCAAAATTTCAAAGACGATCTTTTCACTCCTTTTATGAGTACGAAAGGCAGCTCCGGACTTGGTTTGTATATATCAAAATTGATAGCAAATAAAAAATGCGGCGGAGATCTATATGTAAGCAGATATCAAAATCCGACTATTTTTACGCTAACTATACTAAAAAAGGTAAAAGATGATAGATGAAAATATACTTAAAAAACTAAAAAATATATCGGTTTTGCTTGTTGAAGATGATGAAAATACAAGATTTGCCATAACTCAATCCTTGCAGTTTTATTGCAAAAAAATAGACGTCGCAAGCGACGGGCTTGAAGGATTTGACAAATTTTTTAAAGATAATTTTGATATCGTAGTTACTGATATAAATTTACCGAATTTAAACGGTCTTGAGATGCTAGATGAGATTAAAAAAGAGCCCCGCATGTAGCATCTATCATAATCACATCGTACGATACAAGCGAAAATATACTTGCAAGTATCGAGCTTGGGGCGTACAATTATCTTAGAAAACCTTTTAAAATCGAAGAGCTTCAAATAACTATTTTAATGGCTACAAAAAATTTATACGACAATAAAATATCCTTAAAAGACGACTATGAATATGACCTAGCTTCAAAAACGCTCTACAAAGACGGCGATATGATCTCATTTACAAAAATAGAATCAAAACTTCTGTATCTGCTTGTAAGCAATATCGATAAAATAGTAAGTTACGAGATGATCGAAAATTTCGTATGGGGCGATAAGGCGATGAGTAGCGAAGCCTTGCGTATGGTAATCAAAAAGATAAGATTAAAAACCACAAACGATATCATCGAAAATATTTCGGGTGTCGGATATAGAGTCATATCAAAGAAGTAAATTTAAACTCGGTGTTATAAATTTGATTGGTTTTAGGAATTTTATGGCGGACAGAGAGGGATTTGAACCCTCGAAAGCTTACACCTTACACGCGTTCCAGGCATGCTCCTTCAGCCGCTCGGACATCTATCCATTGAATCTTATGATTATATAGTAATTTAGCTTAAATTTAAAATAGAACTCTGAAAGAAACCGCCCACTTTTCAGTGAGCGCTTTACAAAAAGGAGGTTATTTGTTTAGGAGTTGACATTATATTCTTGAATTTTTAATATTAAATTAATGTAACGTTAAGATTATAATTTAAAACATTAATTTATTGCCATATTGTTTCAAATTTTATAACTATTCTATCCGCTAAAATAGTTTTTATTAAGTTTTCGCTATAATCGTCTTAAAAAAGGAGACTTTTATGCTGACGCATTTAAATGAGCAAAATCTTCCAAAGATGGTTGATGTCGGTCTTAAAGATGTTACTAGGCGAGTAGCTGTTGCTAGTGGAGCGATAAAAATGTCTTTAGAGGCGTACAGCGCCATTAAACAAAATACGGGTAAAAAAGGTCCGGTACTTCAAACAGCAGTAGTAGCAGCTGTTTTAGGAGCTAAAAAAACCAGCGATTTAATTCCTATGTGCCACCCTTTGCCTATAAACTCTATTAATATAAATATAGAAGATTTGGAAGAGCTTCCAGGGTTTAAGCTCGAAGCTACAGTGATTACAGATGGAAAAACTGGAGTAGAAATGGAAGCATTAACCAGTGTTAGCGTTGGACTTCTTACTATTTATGATATGATAAAAGCTATCGATAAATCTATGGAAATAATCTTTATAAGATTAGATATCAAAAGCGGCGGGAAAAGTGGAGATTATAGGAGAAAAAATGGCTAATGTATGTGATTTTAATGAAAAACCAGAGATAGTTTATCCGATTTTTTGGGAGTATAAAATTATTTTAGATAAAGACTCTGATGAAAAAAATTTGGTAAAAGAGTGTGTTGGAAACAGAAATTATACGCTTGATTTTTCTAAAAATAGCGCAGAGGGCAAATTTAAAAGTTTTAATCTTGCTGTTTTAGTAAATAGCGATGAAGAAAGATTGGAGCTTTTTAGCCTGCTTAAAAGATATTCAAAGTTCGTTTTATAAGGAGATACTATGAATTTAAAAGTGGTAATAGAGCAAAATTTAAATAACGATAATCTTGAAAACATTATCAAAAAAGAGATATTTAAATTTGCAAAAGATAGTTTTTTGGGACTTAGTTATGAGGAGAAATTAGAACGTTCTAAATCTTGCTTTAGTGAGATTTGTTCTTGTTTGAATGAGTTTGAACTTTTAAATCCTAAATTCGTAAATGCAGCCGTAGAATCTCTAAATAGGGCAATTGCTTACGAATCTGAGCAGTATCTATACAAGATAATATATGAAAGAGATAAATTAAAAAAGCAAATTATAGATCAAAAAGATCGGATAAGAGCTATTACGACGCTAAATTGTAAAAACATAGAAAATTATATATGTAAAACGGATTTTAAAAACAAAGATCAAATTTCAAAAGTTTTGAACGATAGATTGCTTTATGACACTCAGATGCTCGGTATCTTAAAAGAGACTACCGAATCTGCTTTTTTGACTACTATAGAGATGGGCGATGATGTTGAAGACACTGCGTATGAAATCGCTAAAAATATAGTTTATTTGGCTATAAATGAGGGGGATTTTACAAAAGAAAGATTTATAAATATCGCAAGAGTCGTGATAAAAAGTGCCGCTAGCATTGCAAATGAGAGTAAAATTTATGCAAAAGAGCTTGTTAAAAGCGCGATAAATGGCAGCAACGACGGCATTTCAAAAGCTATTGAAAAGTTTAAAGACGAGCTTAAATTTGCTCCGGACGAGATAGGAGATAGTTTAAATTATAGTGCAAAAGAGCTTATGAAAATAGAAGAAGATTTTATAATTCTATTAAAAGATATATCTTTAAGCGTGAATGAACCGGCTTCCATCATAGTAGCAGAAGTTTTGCAAAGCGACTATGATTCGTATTTTGCTAGACTAAGAAGAATTTCAGCTGAAACAAGAGAACAGATAATGGATAAGATAGATGAGATTAGCCATAAAAGATTTAAATTAACGGGTGATTTAAACATAGATGAGAGGATTTCAAATTTAAAAAAAGAGATTGGCGAGTTAGAGAAAAAAGCCAGTCAAAAATTAACTCAGATAAAAAGTCTTCAAACATTTGAAAATGCAAAAACAGAAGCAAAAAAACTTGGAGATAGAGTTTATGAAGCCGCAAAAAATCTGATAGATTCGGCAAAGAAAAAGTAGAATATCAGAGTCAAATTTAGATAAATTTAACTATAAAGGCAGTAAAAAACTGCTTTTATAGTTGTTTTGTTCCAAATTTAGACTATTTTATCTCATCAGAACCTTTATATGTTGCCCAGACTTTTTGACTTCCGTCTTTATAAAATGCAATTATTTTATAAGTTTCTTCTATACCATCTTGTTCCATACCAGGACTTCCGATAGGCATTCCAGGAACACTTATACCAATGACGTCGTCTGGTTTTTGAGATAATAATTTTTTTATCTCGGCTGCTGGAACATGACCCTCTATAGCATATCCGCCGACCAAAGCCGTATGGCAGCTAGATAATTCATCTGGAACTCCAGCATTATGCTTTATATTCATTATATCGTTTGTTTTGTACTCTTTAGTACTAAATCCATTTTTCTCCATAGCTTTTGACCAGTTACTGCAGCAACCGCACTCCGGAGTTTTATAAACGTCTATATCTGCGCTAAACGCAGTAGTAGCAAGTAGCGTAGTGCCGATAAACAAAGAAGCAATTTTCATAAAAATCCTTTATAGGTAAGTTATGAAATTGTAAAATATTAGATTAAATGTAGAATTAATTAAAAGTGATTTGGGTCAAAGCCCAAATCATTATATATTATAGATAGCCATAAAGTCCAGCAAATATATATCCAAATATACAAGAGCTTATAACTCCGATAAGCCCCGGAATAATAAAGCTGTGATTTATAACGTATTTGCCTATATGTGTGGTTCCTGAGCGGTCAAATTGTATCGCCGCAAGGTCACTTGGATATGTAGGTAAAATATAATAACCATAACAAGCGGGAGCAAAAGCTAAAATTATAGCTGGGCTAACGCCGATTCCTAAAGCAAGAGGAACAAATGCAACTAAAGCTGCAGCTTGAGAATTAACAAATTTAGATACCAAAAGTAGCATTATGGCGTATGTCCAAGGATATTGAGTAACAACTCCACCAAGCATATCTTTCATCATAGGAGTATGCACTCCAAACATAGTCTCAGCCATCCATGATATACCAAATACGGCAACCAAGGCTATCATACCTGAGCGGAAAATCTCATTTTTACCTATGCTTCCCGCGTTTGTAGGAGTAAAGATTAAGATAAGAGCTCCTGCTAAAAGCATAAAAATTTGAATAGTATCAACCATGCTTAGCGTAGTTTTGCTCGCTACTTTATTTGATAAAGAAATAGTTGAGTTTGGATACTCTTTTACTTCGCCTTTTACGTTTGTATAAATAACGCTACCTTGCTCATTTTGAGAAAGCATTAGTTTTGAACCGTCTTTTTGTGTGATAGTTAGTCCCGAGATATTGTTTGCAACATTTTTAACTTTATTACCTGAAATATCTATGCTAGAGCCAGAAACCTCAGCTTTTGCATCTTTTAAAACGATTTTTTCTAAGATCTTTTGCTCTGTCGGATATGCAGCTACGATTTGAACTACTGCACCGTCTTTATTTGAATTCCAAGCCGGTCTTAGGTCTTTGAAATATCCAAGTGTAGCAACTACGGCTATAGTTCCTAAAAATATCCACATAGCGGCCCAGCTGGTTTTTGGAAGTTTTTTACCAAGAAGAGTCGTGCCGTCTCCATACACGTATTTCTTTACTTCAGGATCTTTAATTCTTCCTTGAAATTCAAGGTCTTTATCGAGATCTTTTCCTCTAAACCAAGAAAACATTCCAACGCATAAAACACCAAGATATGTTGAAGGAATTGTTATTTTAAGAAGATCTAAATAACCGTCAAATCCAGCTAGATGATGATCTGCGCTTATAAGAAACGCTGTTAAAGTCACAACCGCAACAGAAACCGGACTCGCAATGATACCCATTTGAGAAGCGATCGAACTAGCAGCCATAGGACGTTCTGGACGAATTCCATTTTTGATGGCCACATCATAAACGATAGGAAGCATTGTATAAACAACGTGTCCCGTTCCGCAAAGTATCGTAAGAGTAGAAGTTACGAACGGAGCCAAAATACTTATGTATTTTGGATTTTTACGCAGTACTTTTTCTGCTATTTGCAGCATCACATCAAGTCCGCCGCTTGCTTGTAAAGTAGCGCTTGCTACAACTACTGCGAGTATTGTTAGCATAACTGCAATTGCAGGTTTTCCCGGTTGTATACCAAATGCGAAAACTAGAACTATAAGGCCTATACCGCCAAGAAGTCCTAAAGCTATACCGCCTTTTT from Campylobacter fetus subsp. fetus includes the following:
- a CDS encoding cytochrome c3 family protein; its protein translation is MLKIFKIFLTICIGLSISSFAANLDLNTFTKENYPIKAHHEKLGFDCKNCHKEKNPNEYKALKTDECLSCHKSYKRLAERSGHLGYDDNIHSSPHYPNMDCNNCHKSHKSSQNYCVMCHSQDGMKKILVP
- the moaC gene encoding cyclic pyranopterin monophosphate synthase MoaC, with translation MLTHLNEQNLPKMVDVGLKDVTRRVAVASGAIKMSLEAYSAIKQNTGKKGPVLQTAVVAAVLGAKKTSDLIPMCHPLPINSININIEDLEELPGFKLEATVITDGKTGVEMEALTSVSVGLLTIYDMIKAIDKSMEIIFIRLDIKSGGKSGDYRRKNG
- a CDS encoding sensor histidine kinase; amino-acid sequence: MKEILYKNNIFIIFSIFFLLLMIGNYYLNRSFVKEVLTNEQLSILKNSSDKIQEWLENKKTSLKFISLLVANFDHTKEQNTIQDILIKSQEIANFSSTYVGYENDTMLSSRVFQGPKNYAPTQRPWYINTVLQNGIYITKPYLDAGLKIPVISICQSIKRENKLQGVICGVISFESIKNEILNLRLENGYIFLIDEDLNILLHPDSETGFSQTKFNIENLDFIKSLSHETQNEILNFKPLENSKLILVTKTLKDNIYNKINEQFIINLMIYVISIILFLILAYFYNKRLERQSKIFEKAKRDYEVLLFQQTKMAELGQMIAALSHQWIQPLNSLGIFLGNLMQFKKMNKLSDEIFYDNITRSLQNIDYMSKTMDMFKNFYKIEKNVQEFDIQKAINDTVCVLFPVKSTIDIKVTIAKGVTPMCKNYINEFKQITACLIQNSKQILQNSKNKKRTRIVVNIKQTQTHFVIRVIDNGDGIAQNFKDDLFTPFMSTKGSSGLGLYISKLIANKKCGGDLYVSRYQNPTIFTLTILKKVKDDR
- a CDS encoding DUF411 domain-containing protein → MKIASLFIGTTLLATTAFSADIDVYKTPECGCCSNWSKAMEKNGFSTKEYKTNDIMNIKHNAGVPDELSSCHTALVGGYAIEGHVPAAEIKKLLSQKPDDVIGISVPGMPIGSPGMEQDGIEETYKIIAFYKDGSQKVWATYKGSDEIK
- a CDS encoding DUF493 domain-containing protein: MANVCDFNEKPEIVYPIFWEYKIILDKDSDEKNLVKECVGNRNYTLDFSKNSAEGKFKSFNLAVLVNSDEERLELFSLLKRYSKFVL
- a CDS encoding anaerobic C4-dicarboxylate transporter, with product MDFLINLSEGWQFTIQLLIVLICLFYGAKKGGIALGLLGGIGLIVLVFAFGIQPGKPAIAVMLTILAVVVASATLQASGGLDVMLQIAEKVLRKNPKYISILAPFVTSTLTILCGTGHVVYTMLPIVYDVAIKNGIRPERPMAASSIASQMGIIASPVSVAVVTLTAFLISADHHLAGFDGYLDLLKITIPSTYLGVLCVGMFSWFRGKDLDKDLEFQGRIKDPEVKKYVYGDGTTLLGKKLPKTSWAAMWIFLGTIAVVATLGYFKDLRPAWNSNKDGAVVQIVAAYPTEQKILEKIVLKDAKAEVSGSSIDISGNKVKNVANNISGLTITQKDGSKLMLSQNEQGSVIYTNVKGEVKEYPNSTISLSNKVASKTTLSMVDTIQIFMLLAGALILIFTPTNAGSIGKNEIFRSGMIALVAVFGISWMAETMFGVHTPMMKDMLGGVVTQYPWTYAIMLLLVSKFVNSQAAALVAFVPLALGIGVSPAIILAFAPACYGYYILPTYPSDLAAIQFDRSGTTHIGKYVINHSFIIPGLIGVISSCIFGYIFAGLYGYL
- a CDS encoding response regulator; this encodes MIDENILKKLKNISVLLVEDDENTRFAITQSLQFYCKKIDVASDGLEGFDKFFKDNFDIVVTDINLPNLNGLEMLDEIKKEPRM
- a CDS encoding cytochrome c3 family protein; the protein is MKNIFIKICIFCIFAFVIFFGGNSLIHATSDDKFCTVCHEWMDPMVEAYGQSIHGGANNHGFKASCTSCHLPNDSYVKYVFKKGLNGISEATHMVFNDAKEMDWQGNRKNREEFVYDSGCISCHQTILDINSSNQNINDMHNLYAASIQNKDKKLSCVSCHKTVGHKNLGKILYEIKHPPVGDWGDEIKR
- a CDS encoding winged helix-turn-helix domain-containing protein, producing the protein MATKNLYDNKISLKDDYEYDLASKTLYKDGDMISFTKIESKLLYLLVSNIDKIVSYEMIENFVWGDKAMSSEALRMVIKKIRLKTTNDIIENISGVGYRVISKK